Proteins encoded together in one Hymenobacter monticola window:
- a CDS encoding T9SS type A sorting domain-containing protein translates to MPTTTGGSVYSETNALRDLISSVTSAGDYGVEVTFKANFGRSTVSDPAGTPYTAYFTVTGIPTPPPTVTANTITFDPNGVPPATSQNPNPTNSFETYNINPPTPNPFQGANLSASATGGAYDVNSGQLLLSGTSVTVTQAGPVNIASVVLYYRTRPLNGAAVSAFQPITLTETGSSTSTTKTFVLDPSQAGTGLSQPNLIATPAVTQAGTYVLEVYYQANGFNSATGNTVTITDPPTANTYYTANFTVSGTLAANTIWTGGFNDNWFDVRNWSNGVPNAGINALVRDLGVGNSVPYPNVNSDSRKTTAAGAVLYDNTNSGPARARNLVLGGTSQASRSICRLEQGQLQVYGDFSNIQDSFIQREGTIMEFAGTNQTISNGSFIRVDISGGGNKTLSGIMNISQSLNFLTGVSTGDQPAATNPYTAPNANAGVLSTNISNPGANVVILSDRGLVNSNNGAQLTGETDASFLYGFVRTSRVGVLVGETRTYGNMGMTLTFGDAANTNNPGIVEVTRNTVEAYSPVAGRFGIRRIFGVRPSDPQTTTGGLVAQMVFRYRDAETRNLNGPNTITPGTGSIPEPNLIIFLSTNSGNTFGAIGRDGAVDVANNTVTKTGVTNFATFTLGDQNNPLPVRLTAFDAKRLGNNALVTWQTATEENSKGYEVQSSTDGKEFRTVAYVPSAAPNSTKLTNYSYEDKTTYSAKTVYYRLHQLDLDGKDAYFGPRTVNFDGKAVAATLVAYPNPYDSNDELHLAVQSDEAGQGRLRITDMTGRTVREESIELSKGVSDMPVSGVKELKSGIYMVRVTLPSGAVQNLKVVKQ, encoded by the coding sequence GTGCCTACTACCACAGGTGGTTCTGTTTACAGCGAAACCAATGCCCTGCGTGATTTAATCTCATCGGTTACTAGTGCTGGTGATTATGGCGTAGAAGTGACCTTTAAGGCCAACTTTGGGCGCTCGACTGTTTCTGACCCTGCTGGTACTCCTTACACGGCTTACTTTACGGTTACTGGTATTCCGACGCCTCCTCCCACGGTTACGGCCAACACCATCACGTTCGACCCCAACGGTGTTCCCCCGGCTACTAGCCAAAACCCCAATCCTACCAATTCCTTCGAAACCTATAACATCAACCCCCCCACGCCGAACCCTTTCCAGGGTGCTAACCTGAGCGCTTCGGCTACGGGTGGTGCTTATGATGTGAACTCAGGACAATTGCTGCTCAGCGGTACCTCGGTAACGGTAACGCAAGCTGGGCCGGTTAACATTGCCAGCGTGGTGCTCTACTACCGCACCCGCCCGTTGAACGGCGCTGCTGTCAGTGCTTTCCAACCCATTACCCTTACGGAAACGGGTAGTTCTACTTCGACTACCAAAACCTTTGTGCTCGACCCCAGTCAGGCCGGCACCGGCCTTTCGCAGCCTAACCTGATTGCAACGCCTGCGGTAACCCAGGCTGGCACCTACGTGCTGGAAGTGTATTACCAGGCCAACGGCTTTAACAGTGCTACCGGTAATACCGTCACGATTACCGACCCGCCCACGGCGAATACCTATTACACGGCCAACTTCACCGTTTCGGGTACGCTTGCCGCCAACACCATCTGGACGGGTGGTTTCAACGACAACTGGTTTGACGTGCGCAACTGGAGCAACGGTGTGCCGAATGCTGGTATCAATGCCCTGGTGCGTGACCTGGGCGTCGGCAACAGCGTTCCGTATCCGAACGTCAACTCCGACTCGCGTAAAACAACGGCCGCCGGTGCGGTGCTCTACGACAACACCAACTCCGGTCCGGCCCGCGCCCGCAACCTGGTTTTGGGTGGTACCTCGCAGGCTTCGCGTTCCATCTGCCGCCTCGAGCAAGGCCAGCTGCAGGTGTACGGCGACTTCAGCAACATTCAGGACAGCTTCATTCAGCGCGAAGGCACCATCATGGAGTTTGCCGGCACCAACCAGACCATCTCAAACGGTAGCTTCATCCGTGTTGATATCTCCGGTGGTGGCAATAAGACGCTGAGCGGCATTATGAACATTTCGCAGTCGCTCAACTTCCTGACCGGCGTATCGACCGGCGACCAACCGGCCGCCACCAACCCCTACACGGCTCCCAATGCCAACGCGGGTGTTTTGTCGACCAACATCAGCAACCCCGGTGCCAACGTGGTGATTCTGTCCGACCGTGGCTTGGTTAACTCGAACAACGGTGCCCAGCTCACCGGCGAAACGGATGCATCCTTCCTGTACGGCTTTGTGCGCACGAGCCGCGTAGGCGTGCTGGTGGGCGAAACCCGGACTTATGGCAACATGGGTATGACGCTGACCTTCGGTGATGCTGCCAATACTAACAACCCCGGCATCGTAGAAGTGACCCGCAACACGGTGGAAGCTTATTCGCCCGTGGCCGGCCGATTCGGCATCCGCCGCATCTTCGGCGTGCGCCCCAGCGACCCGCAAACCACGACCGGCGGCCTGGTGGCTCAAATGGTCTTCCGTTACCGCGACGCTGAAACCCGGAACCTGAATGGTCCCAACACCATCACGCCCGGCACCGGCAGCATTCCCGAGCCGAACCTGATTATCTTCCTATCGACGAACTCGGGTAACACTTTCGGTGCTATTGGCCGCGACGGTGCGGTGGATGTGGCGAACAACACCGTAACGAAGACGGGCGTAACCAACTTCGCTACCTTCACCCTCGGCGACCAGAACAACCCGCTGCCGGTGCGCCTCACGGCGTTCGACGCCAAGCGCCTCGGCAACAACGCCCTGGTGACCTGGCAGACCGCTACCGAGGAGAACAGCAAAGGCTACGAGGTGCAGTCCTCGACCGATGGCAAAGAGTTCCGCACCGTGGCTTACGTGCCCAGCGCTGCTCCCAACTCCACGAAGCTGACCAACTACAGCTACGAAGACAAGACGACTTACAGCGCCAAGACGGTGTACTACCGCTTGCACCAGCTCGACCTCGACGGCAAGGACGCTTACTTCGGCCCCCGCACTGTCAACTTCGATGGCAAGGCTGTTGCCGCTACCTTGGTGGCCTACCCGAACCCCTACGACTCCAACGACGAACTGCACCTCGCCGTGCAGTCGGATGAAGCTGGCCAAGGCCGTTTGCGCATCACCGACATGACCGGCCGCACGGTACGGGAAGAGTCGATTGAGCTGAGCAAGGGCGTGTCCGACATGCCGGTGAGCGGCGTGAAAGAGCTGAAGTCCGGCATCTACATGGTGCGCGTGACGCTGCCCTCGGGCGCAGTTCAGAACTTGAAAGTGGTGAAGCAGTAA
- a CDS encoding bestrophin family protein codes for MIVYQGGDWWRALKHFHTSAVIRLLLKRVALVGLYGSAIAVISLDFHTMNVRIGREYLSILGILLSLLLVFRTNTAYDRYYEGRKVWGVLVSQCRGLAMEMNALLPREAKSSRRYFAALISNFPIALEGSLRNRVRFDKMEATPDIIDRLQKAENVASTIIAVLMESVEQLRQVQIFDPIHLINIKQHYLSMMSVNGTCERIKATPIPYSYSFFIKCYITVFIMIMPLVLVDSCGWWMVPITMIGAYAMLGLEMIGNEIENPFGYDSNDLPITQLSNKIRVSVHDLLGVELPAEKKALASVPYSVIH; via the coding sequence ATGATTGTTTATCAAGGGGGCGATTGGTGGCGGGCCTTGAAGCACTTCCACACCTCCGCCGTTATTCGTTTGCTGCTGAAGCGCGTGGCGCTGGTGGGCCTCTATGGCTCGGCCATTGCCGTGATAAGCCTCGACTTCCACACGATGAACGTGCGCATCGGGCGCGAGTACCTGTCCATTCTGGGCATTCTGCTCAGCTTGCTGCTGGTGTTCCGCACCAACACGGCCTACGACCGGTACTACGAAGGCCGCAAGGTGTGGGGCGTGCTGGTGTCGCAGTGCCGGGGCTTGGCCATGGAAATGAACGCCCTGCTCCCGCGCGAGGCCAAATCGAGCCGCCGCTACTTCGCGGCTCTCATCTCCAACTTCCCCATCGCCCTCGAAGGCAGCCTGCGCAACCGCGTGCGCTTCGACAAAATGGAGGCCACGCCCGACATCATCGACCGCCTGCAAAAGGCCGAAAACGTGGCCTCTACCATCATTGCCGTGCTCATGGAGAGCGTGGAGCAATTGCGTCAGGTTCAGATTTTTGACCCCATTCACCTCATCAACATCAAGCAGCACTACCTGAGCATGATGAGCGTGAACGGCACCTGCGAGCGCATCAAAGCCACCCCCATTCCCTATTCCTATAGCTTTTTTATCAAATGCTATATTACGGTGTTTATTATGATAATGCCGTTGGTGCTCGTAGATTCGTGCGGCTGGTGGATGGTGCCCATCACCATGATTGGGGCCTACGCCATGCTGGGCCTCGAGATGATTGGCAACGAAATTGAAAATCCTTTTGGTTACGACAGCAATGACTTGCCCATCACGCAACTTTCCAACAAGATTCGAGTAAGCGTGCATGATTTGCTGGGAGTGGAACTGCCCGCCGAGAAAAAGGCGCTGGCTTCTGTTCCCTACAGCGTAATCCATTAG
- a CDS encoding phosphosulfolactate synthase yields MNYDLSQLPERTAKPREQGYTMVMDKGMSLREVEDFLEVSATYTDVVKLGWATSYVVPNLKQKLEIYRAAGIPVYFGGTLFEAFIIRNQFDDYRRLLDNFGMEYAEVSDGSIDLDHGRKCEYIRELSKSVRVLSEVGSKDAEKIIPPYKWISQMETELEAGAIKVIGEAREGGNVGLFRSTGEVRSGLVEEILTKIPSERILWEAPQKAQQVWFIKLLGTNVNLGNIAPNEVVSLETIRLGLRGDTFTHFLDMDAVDPMFHPAAKSTKPGTSMPRG; encoded by the coding sequence ATGAATTACGACCTTTCTCAACTGCCCGAGCGCACGGCCAAGCCCCGCGAGCAGGGCTATACCATGGTGATGGACAAAGGCATGAGCCTGCGCGAAGTAGAAGACTTTCTGGAAGTGAGCGCCACCTATACCGACGTGGTGAAGCTGGGCTGGGCCACCTCCTACGTGGTGCCCAACCTCAAGCAGAAGCTCGAAATCTACCGCGCGGCCGGCATTCCGGTGTACTTCGGCGGCACGCTGTTCGAGGCCTTCATCATCCGCAACCAGTTCGATGATTACCGCCGCCTGCTCGATAACTTCGGCATGGAGTACGCCGAGGTATCGGACGGCAGCATCGACCTCGACCACGGCCGCAAGTGCGAGTACATCCGCGAGCTGAGCAAGAGCGTGCGCGTGCTGAGCGAAGTGGGTTCGAAGGATGCTGAGAAAATCATTCCGCCCTACAAGTGGATTTCGCAGATGGAAACCGAGCTCGAAGCCGGCGCCATCAAGGTGATTGGCGAGGCTCGCGAGGGCGGCAATGTGGGCCTGTTCCGCAGCACCGGCGAGGTGCGCTCGGGCCTGGTGGAGGAAATTCTGACCAAGATTCCGTCGGAGCGCATCCTCTGGGAAGCGCCCCAGAAGGCCCAGCAGGTGTGGTTCATCAAGCTGCTCGGCACCAACGTGAACCTGGGCAACATTGCCCCCAACGAAGTGGTGAGCCTCGAAACCATCCGCCTGGGTTTGCGCGGCGATACCTTCACCCACTTCCTCGACATGGACGCCGTGGACCCCATGTTTCACCCGGCAGCTAAGAGCACCAAGCCCGGCACCTCCATGCCCCGCGGCTAA
- a CDS encoding shikimate dehydrogenase family protein, with amino-acid sequence MRQFGLIGRTLRHSFSQTYFTQKFYTLGLGDHEYELFELASVNELPGVLATHPDLVGLNVTVPYKESVMLYLDELAPSATRVGAVNVIERTAEGRLRGHNTDHVGFRESLRRFFPAQPEARALVLGTGGASKAVATALQDLGIAHWTVSRDPLAHGLTYADLTPELVAAHHLIINATPLGTFPHTDECPPLPYEALTEQHYLHDLVYNPAETLFMQKGKDAGAQVKNGFEMLCLQAEAAWEIWNTSLNED; translated from the coding sequence ATGCGCCAGTTCGGGCTTATCGGCCGCACCCTCCGCCATTCTTTTTCCCAGACGTATTTCACGCAAAAGTTTTACACCCTGGGCCTCGGCGACCACGAATATGAGCTGTTCGAGCTGGCCTCCGTTAACGAGCTGCCGGGCGTGCTGGCCACGCACCCCGACCTGGTGGGCCTTAACGTGACGGTACCTTATAAGGAGTCGGTGATGCTGTACCTGGACGAGCTGGCGCCTTCGGCCACCCGCGTGGGCGCCGTGAACGTGATAGAGCGCACGGCCGAGGGCCGCCTGCGCGGCCACAACACCGACCACGTGGGCTTCCGGGAGTCGTTGCGGCGGTTTTTTCCGGCCCAGCCGGAAGCGCGGGCGCTGGTGCTGGGCACGGGCGGCGCTTCCAAAGCGGTGGCCACGGCCTTGCAGGACCTGGGCATTGCGCACTGGACGGTGAGCCGCGACCCGCTGGCTCACGGCCTCACCTACGCCGACCTGACGCCGGAGCTGGTGGCGGCCCATCACCTCATCATCAATGCCACGCCGCTGGGCACCTTCCCGCACACCGACGAATGCCCGCCCCTGCCCTACGAGGCGCTAACGGAGCAGCACTACCTGCACGACCTGGTGTATAACCCCGCCGAAACATTGTTTATGCAGAAAGGCAAGGATGCCGGCGCACAGGTGAAGAACGGGTTTGAGATGCTGTGCTTGCAGGCGGAGGCGGCTTGGGAAATCTGGAACACTTCGCTTAATGAGGATTGA
- a CDS encoding TonB-dependent receptor domain-containing protein: protein MKHTLLGLSLLATCASSAYAQTPATAPAPAATAPKLAAPKPLVLPDAPKGTGRLSGTVLDGATKKPVEFATVALLPPTGDTPIDGTVADEKGRFSLRGLAPGTYRLQLSFLGYAALTREVTVTSGTTDLGALSLAASAQQLGDVTVTGEKETVEVKPDRIVYNADRDLTNKGGVAADVLRKVPLLNVDLDGNVQLRGSSNIRVLINNKPSSILAGNLADALKQLPADQIASVEVITTPGAKYDGEGTAGIVNIILKKNNLQGVNGSVNAAAGNRSSNAGGSLNVRRGKVGVNTNLSSYLYYSPSASTSERTSFNGSPDNVISRLSQNGSGDNLGGGAYGRMSLDYDPAKNHSLTVGFSGSLNRNNSESEQINNFVNIAGPSPSQLFTRATEYTFNSSSYDVNGTYTRTFEGKPRREWSLLAQHSRNRNLQPYALNQYENQFTATGLPNYRESSDNLSRNLETTLQTDYTHPIGDKQSVEVGGKAILRRVLSDYQIQTATGTDAPFVVDQQRSNVFDYDQNVAAVYGTYGFPLGKKLNSRVGTRLERTDIVGRFQQNDITRFTSGYTSLLPNASVSYTRKPGNTLRLAYSKRIQRPNIYYLNPYENRVDKFNISKGDPTLDPEFTDSYELNYSTFVKGSVLNFSLFTRQTNNAIEAIRSRSGETTLTTYANVARNHTYGASVFGSFKPMPKWEVSGSTSFNYVVLRSGYLNTTNEGLMYNFNLNSTYKFTKTLSAQFYGGISSSRVQLQGRAAAWNYYSVGIKKTVLKEKGDLTLNADNFLTDRRDLNSNVSTPLFTLEQHNYIALRGIRLAFSYRFGKIEAAPPKQRRSIRNDDTKAGESQGGQQ, encoded by the coding sequence ATGAAACACACCCTACTCGGCTTGTCGCTGCTGGCGACCTGCGCTAGCTCTGCCTACGCCCAAACCCCCGCTACGGCCCCCGCACCTGCCGCTACGGCCCCTAAGCTCGCCGCGCCCAAGCCGCTGGTACTGCCCGACGCGCCCAAAGGCACCGGCCGCCTCAGCGGCACCGTGCTCGACGGGGCCACCAAAAAGCCCGTCGAGTTTGCCACCGTGGCCCTGCTGCCCCCCACCGGCGACACGCCCATCGACGGCACCGTGGCCGACGAGAAGGGCCGCTTCAGCCTGCGCGGACTGGCACCGGGCACCTACCGCCTGCAGCTCAGCTTCCTGGGCTACGCGGCCCTGACGCGGGAGGTGACCGTGACCAGTGGCACTACCGACTTGGGCGCGCTCAGCCTCGCGGCCAGCGCTCAGCAGCTGGGCGACGTGACCGTGACCGGCGAAAAGGAAACCGTGGAGGTGAAGCCCGACCGCATCGTGTACAACGCCGACCGCGACCTCACCAACAAGGGCGGCGTGGCCGCCGACGTGCTGCGCAAAGTGCCGCTGCTGAACGTGGACCTCGACGGCAACGTGCAGCTGCGCGGTTCCTCCAACATCCGGGTGCTCATCAACAACAAGCCCAGCAGCATCCTGGCCGGCAACCTGGCCGACGCCCTCAAGCAGCTGCCCGCCGACCAGATTGCCTCCGTGGAAGTCATCACCACGCCGGGCGCCAAGTACGACGGCGAAGGCACGGCCGGCATCGTGAACATCATTCTGAAAAAGAACAACCTGCAGGGCGTGAACGGCAGCGTGAACGCCGCCGCCGGCAACCGCAGCTCCAACGCTGGCGGCAGCCTCAACGTGCGCCGCGGCAAAGTGGGCGTGAATACCAACCTCAGCAGCTACCTCTACTACAGCCCCAGCGCCAGCACCTCGGAGCGCACCAGCTTCAACGGCTCGCCCGACAACGTCATCTCGCGGCTGAGCCAGAACGGCAGCGGCGACAACCTCGGCGGCGGCGCCTACGGCCGCATGAGCCTCGACTACGACCCCGCCAAAAACCACAGCCTCACCGTGGGCTTCAGCGGCAGCCTCAACCGCAACAACAGCGAAAGCGAGCAAATCAACAACTTCGTGAACATCGCCGGCCCTTCGCCCAGCCAGCTGTTCACCCGCGCCACCGAGTACACCTTCAACTCGTCGAGCTACGACGTGAACGGCACTTACACGCGCACCTTCGAAGGCAAGCCGCGCCGCGAGTGGAGCCTGTTGGCTCAGCACTCGCGCAACCGCAACCTGCAGCCCTACGCGCTGAACCAGTACGAAAACCAGTTCACCGCTACCGGCCTGCCCAATTACCGCGAAAGCAGCGACAACCTCTCGCGCAACCTCGAAACCACGCTCCAGACCGACTACACGCACCCCATTGGCGACAAGCAAAGCGTGGAAGTGGGCGGCAAGGCCATTCTGCGTCGGGTGCTGAGCGACTACCAGATTCAAACCGCCACCGGTACTGACGCCCCGTTTGTGGTAGACCAGCAGCGCTCCAACGTGTTCGACTACGACCAGAACGTGGCCGCCGTGTACGGCACCTACGGCTTCCCGCTGGGCAAAAAGCTGAACTCCCGCGTGGGCACCCGCCTCGAGCGCACCGACATCGTGGGCCGCTTCCAGCAAAACGACATCACCCGCTTCACCAGCGGCTACACCAGCCTGCTGCCCAACGCCAGCGTCAGCTACACCCGCAAGCCCGGCAACACCCTGCGCCTGGCCTACAGCAAGCGCATTCAGCGCCCCAACATCTACTACCTGAACCCCTACGAAAACCGCGTCGATAAATTCAACATCAGCAAAGGCGACCCCACGCTCGACCCGGAATTCACCGACAGCTACGAGCTGAACTACAGCACCTTCGTGAAGGGCTCGGTGCTGAATTTCTCGCTTTTCACGCGCCAGACCAACAACGCCATTGAGGCTATTCGGAGTCGGTCCGGTGAAACCACTCTGACCACCTACGCCAACGTGGCCCGCAACCACACCTACGGCGCCAGCGTGTTCGGCTCCTTCAAGCCCATGCCCAAGTGGGAAGTCAGCGGCTCCACCTCCTTCAACTACGTGGTGCTGCGCTCGGGCTACCTCAACACCACCAACGAGGGCCTGATGTACAACTTCAACCTCAATTCGACCTACAAATTCACCAAAACGCTGAGCGCGCAGTTCTACGGCGGCATCAGCTCGTCGCGCGTGCAGCTGCAGGGCCGCGCCGCTGCCTGGAACTACTATTCCGTGGGCATCAAGAAAACCGTTCTGAAGGAGAAAGGCGACCTCACCCTCAACGCCGATAACTTCCTCACCGACCGGCGCGACCTCAACTCCAACGTCAGCACACCCTTATTCACCCTGGAGCAGCACAACTACATCGCCCTGCGCGGCATCCGCCTGGCCTTCAGCTACCGCTTCGGCAAAATCGAGGCGGCCCCGCCCAAGCAGCGCCGCAGCATCCGCAACGACGACACCAAAGCCGGCGAAAGCCAGGGCGGCCAGCAATAA
- a CDS encoding DedA family protein has protein sequence MEIIKHFFDLLLHLDKTLVSVVHEYGSLTYLILFLIIFTETGVIVMPFLPGDSLLFVAGTLAAQPNPDTGHPLLNIWLLIPLLIAAAFIGDNLNYAVGDYLGPRVFREDFKFLNRKYLDQTQAFYAKHGGKTIIMARFVPIVRTFAPFVAGIGTMTYRYFASYSIAGAALWVISLTLAGYLFGNIPLVKNNFTLVIYGIILISVLPPLWSFVKSKLSPAPEANAR, from the coding sequence ATGGAAATTATTAAGCACTTCTTCGACTTATTGCTGCACCTCGACAAGACGCTGGTTAGCGTGGTGCATGAGTACGGCAGTCTCACCTACCTCATCCTGTTTCTCATCATCTTCACCGAAACCGGGGTGATTGTGATGCCTTTCCTGCCCGGCGACTCGCTGCTGTTTGTGGCCGGCACGCTGGCTGCCCAGCCCAACCCCGACACGGGCCACCCCCTGCTCAACATCTGGCTGCTGATTCCGCTGCTGATAGCGGCGGCCTTCATCGGCGATAACCTGAACTATGCCGTAGGCGACTACCTCGGGCCAAGGGTGTTTCGGGAAGACTTCAAGTTTTTGAACCGCAAGTACCTCGACCAGACCCAGGCTTTCTACGCCAAGCACGGCGGCAAAACCATCATTATGGCGCGCTTCGTGCCCATTGTGCGCACGTTTGCGCCGTTTGTGGCCGGCATTGGCACCATGACGTACCGCTATTTTGCTTCGTACAGCATTGCGGGAGCGGCGCTGTGGGTGATTTCGCTCACGCTGGCCGGCTACCTGTTCGGCAACATTCCGCTGGTTAAAAACAACTTCACGCTGGTTATCTACGGAATCATTCTGATTTCGGTGCTGCCGCCGCTGTGGTCGTTTGTGAAGAGCAAGCTGAGCCCCGCGCCCGAGGCTAATGCCCGTTAA